The Candidatus Thermoplasmatota archaeon genome window below encodes:
- a CDS encoding metalloregulator ArsR/SmtB family transcription factor — MSKITLDRETFKALASDTRLNILKTLDGKQMSLNDLCSTTKLNKATLHEHLTKLHEAGLIKKHEREGHKWVYYRLTWKGESLLHPENTRIVILFSTAFILLWVGLIQIYWYVKGTVINLGYDMYTYGENVLLTKSFSGLGSGVTNTSGGCQNIPFYIPESLREFLTGYKTFVPNSSGIPFPSHISVLNGNMSSVENSTSPLFDGLSSLGEQTADTPARFVVDTSDGVIRAISQNPVFLYLAIACFCAFMVVLCVSLWRFSVNRTQKL, encoded by the coding sequence ATGTCAAAAATAACATTAGATCGTGAAACTTTCAAAGCGCTTGCATCTGATACTCGTTTAAATATTTTAAAAACACTCGACGGTAAACAAATGAGTCTTAATGATCTTTGTAGTACAACCAAACTCAATAAGGCAACATTACATGAACATCTTACAAAACTTCACGAGGCAGGACTTATAAAAAAACATGAACGAGAAGGTCATAAATGGGTTTATTATCGTCTAACCTGGAAAGGAGAAAGTCTTTTACATCCAGAAAATACACGTATAGTTATTTTGTTTTCGACAGCTTTTATTTTATTGTGGGTTGGTTTGATTCAAATATACTGGTATGTAAAGGGAACTGTGATAAATCTTGGATATGACATGTATACCTACGGAGAAAATGTTCTGCTGACGAAATCTTTTTCTGGTCTTGGTTCTGGTGTTACCAATACGTCTGGTGGTTGTCAGAATATTCCTTTTTATATTCCTGAATCGCTCCGGGAGTTTTTAACCGGTTATAAAACGTTTGTCCCAAATAGTTCTGGTATTCCTTTTCCGAGTCATATTTCTGTGCTTAATGGTAATATGAGTTCTGTTGAAAATAGTACCAGTCCTTTATTTGATGGATTGTCATCTCTTGGTGAACAAACAGCGGATACTCCTGCTCGTTTTGTTGTTGACACCTCAGACGGTGTAATCCGAGCAATATCACAAAATCCTGTCTTTTTATATCTTGCTATAGCTTGTTTTTGTGCTTTTATGGTTGTTCTCTGCGTTTCACTTTGGCGGTTCTCGGTTAATAGAACTCAAAAGCTATAA
- a CDS encoding 30S ribosomal protein S9, translating to MTKKIVNTSGKRKTAIARATVMKGAGRVKINKKPVEIYEPMIARIKILEPLRIAEKYMSEVDIDVDVEGGGFMSQANAVRTAIARGLVQYTGDPGLKLSFLNYDRNLLVNDARVKETKKPLGRGARKKRQKSYR from the coding sequence ATGACAAAAAAGATTGTGAACACATCTGGAAAACGAAAAACTGCAATCGCTCGAGCGACAGTAATGAAAGGTGCAGGTCGTGTAAAAATTAATAAAAAACCCGTCGAAATCTATGAACCAATGATTGCTCGGATTAAAATTCTTGAACCACTCAGAATCGCTGAAAAATATATGTCTGAAGTTGACATTGATGTTGATGTTGAAGGTGGCGGTTTTATGAGCCAAGCGAATGCGGTTCGAACAGCGATTGCTCGGGGTCTTGTTCAATATACAGGAGATCCTGGATTAAAACTTTCATTTTTAAATTATGATCGAAATCTCCTAGTGAATGATGCTCGGGTAAAAGAAACAAAAAAACCGCTTGGCCGTGGTGCCCGGAAGAAACGGCAGAAATCATATAGGTGA
- a CDS encoding acyl-CoA dehydrogenase, with amino-acid sequence MNFELTESQKLFRKTIREFCLKELKPLASKIDKEEHFPKQLYEKMGKLGLMGMTVPKKYGGAGIDKISYMIALEEISRVCGSTGIIVEAHNSLGVGHIYEKGTEEQRKKYLPKLVTGKALAAWALTEPNAGSDAASLQTTAVLEGDEWVLNGTKQFITSGDKAAVITVMAKTDRSKGAKGISAFIVEQGTPGLKIGVLEDKLGLRGSSTAELILENCRIPKENLLGEKDMGFIGAMNILDRGRTAIGAMALGIAQAAFDDSLEYAKQRMQFGKPIGSNQAIQWMIADMATQLDAARLLVYRAAFLEEKGLPFSIEASMAKLFASEVGMKITKDAIQIHGGYGYMRDLPLERFYRDIKLTCIGEGTSEVQRMIIAKRLGL; translated from the coding sequence ATGAATTTTGAACTAACCGAAAGCCAAAAACTATTCCGAAAAACCATTCGAGAGTTTTGCCTAAAAGAGCTTAAACCACTTGCATCAAAAATTGATAAAGAGGAACACTTCCCCAAACAACTCTATGAAAAAATGGGAAAACTAGGACTTATGGGAATGACGGTTCCTAAAAAGTATGGTGGAGCAGGTATTGATAAGATATCATACATGATTGCTCTTGAAGAAATATCCCGAGTCTGCGGTTCAACCGGAATCATTGTTGAAGCACATAACTCACTTGGCGTAGGTCATATTTATGAAAAGGGAACTGAGGAACAACGGAAAAAATATCTCCCAAAACTTGTCACTGGAAAAGCACTTGCTGCCTGGGCGTTAACCGAACCAAATGCTGGATCAGATGCTGCTTCGCTTCAAACCACTGCAGTTCTTGAAGGCGATGAATGGGTTCTGAATGGAACCAAACAATTCATCACCAGTGGTGACAAAGCAGCAGTCATAACTGTGATGGCAAAAACAGATAGATCCAAGGGAGCAAAAGGCATCAGTGCTTTCATCGTAGAACAAGGAACACCCGGGTTAAAAATTGGTGTTCTTGAAGATAAACTAGGACTTCGAGGCAGTAGTACCGCTGAGCTGATATTAGAAAATTGCAGGATCCCAAAAGAAAACTTACTCGGAGAAAAAGATATGGGCTTTATCGGGGCAATGAACATTCTTGATCGAGGAAGAACCGCAATTGGTGCCATGGCGTTGGGTATCGCTCAAGCAGCATTTGATGATAGTTTAGAGTACGCAAAACAACGAATGCAGTTTGGCAAACCCATTGGAAGCAACCAAGCAATTCAATGGATGATTGCAGACATGGCAACACAGCTTGATGCAGCTCGACTCCTCGTTTATCGTGCAGCTTTTCTTGAAGAAAAAGGCCTTCCGTTTAGCATCGAAGCATCTATGGCGAAACTCTTTGCATCAGAAGTAGGTATGAAAATAACCAAAGATGCAATTCAGATCCATGGCGGCTATGGCTATATGCGAGATTTACCCTTGGAACGATTCTATCGGGATATTAAACTCACCTGTATCGGTGAGGGTACTTCAGAAGTCCAACGGATGATCATCGCAAAAAGACTTGGACTCTAA
- the pyrE gene encoding orotate phosphoribosyltransferase, with protein sequence MQKEELVYLLKECGAIKFGRFVLTSGAISEYYIDIKKASTNPVILKKIAEEMKTYAKGYDYIAGMELGAVPLAVALSLETNIPYVIIRKEKRNHGTGKQIEGDDIQNKSVLIVEDVTTSGGSVVKSIQILREHNAEVDKVLTVVDRENGAKEKLSTMEVTFIPLLSVNDILKAK encoded by the coding sequence ATGCAAAAAGAGGAACTCGTATATCTTTTAAAGGAATGCGGTGCGATAAAATTCGGGAGATTTGTTCTGACCTCTGGAGCAATCAGTGAGTACTATATCGATATCAAAAAAGCAAGTACCAATCCAGTAATCCTAAAAAAAATCGCCGAAGAAATGAAAACATACGCAAAGGGATATGACTACATCGCTGGCATGGAACTTGGGGCAGTGCCTCTTGCTGTTGCTTTATCCTTAGAAACAAACATACCTTATGTTATCATCAGAAAAGAAAAAAGAAACCATGGAACTGGAAAGCAAATCGAAGGAGATGATATCCAAAATAAATCGGTTTTAATCGTTGAAGATGTAACAACAAGTGGAGGATCAGTGGTCAAATCTATTCAGATTCTCCGTGAACATAATGCCGAAGTTGATAAAGTACTTACTGTAGTTGATCGAGAAAACGGTGCTAAAGAGAAACTTAGTACCATGGAAGTAACGTTCATACCATTACTATCAGTTAATGACATCCTAAAGGCTAAATAA
- a CDS encoding 50S ribosomal protein L13, which yields MVTIIDADGAVLGRMCSMIAKRLLNGEEIAVVNTEKAIISGKKRMIIEHYTMERQVGTYRKGPYYPRMPDRIVKRTIRGMIPYQTSHGRTAYKKLKCYIGIPKEFDGKKIESIAEGKKHPIDYMTVGDVSKLLGAKFE from the coding sequence ATGGTAACAATTATTGATGCTGATGGTGCAGTTCTTGGTCGTATGTGCTCAATGATTGCAAAACGATTGTTAAACGGTGAGGAAATCGCTGTGGTAAACACTGAAAAAGCGATTATCAGTGGAAAAAAAAGAATGATTATCGAGCATTATACAATGGAACGTCAAGTTGGAACCTATCGAAAAGGACCATATTATCCTCGAATGCCCGATAGGATTGTAAAACGGACAATTCGAGGTATGATTCCCTATCAAACATCGCATGGGAGAACAGCATATAAGAAATTAAAATGCTATATTGGGATACCGAAAGAATTTGATGGTAAAAAAATTGAGAGTATTGCTGAAGGGAAAAAGCATCCTATTGACTATATGACGGTGGGAGATGTTTCTAAATTATTAGGAGCGAAGTTTGAATGA
- a CDS encoding 50S ribosomal protein L18e — protein MPIKKTKKTNPMLISLIQDLKKLSAEKNVPLWRDIAARLEKAKRNWPAVNLSRIDRYIQNHETALVPGKVLSAGELTKKVSIAAWDFSEKSQEKIKKAGGKVLTIEELMKQNPEGKDIRIVG, from the coding sequence ATGCCTATAAAAAAAACAAAGAAAACAAATCCGATGCTCATATCCTTAATTCAAGATCTTAAAAAACTCTCAGCTGAAAAGAATGTCCCTCTCTGGAGGGATATAGCCGCCCGGTTGGAAAAAGCAAAAAGAAACTGGCCTGCAGTAAACCTCAGTCGCATCGACCGGTACATTCAGAATCATGAGACCGCTTTAGTACCTGGTAAAGTATTATCTGCAGGAGAATTAACAAAAAAAGTTTCGATTGCGGCATGGGATTTTTCTGAGAAATCACAAGAAAAAATTAAAAAAGCTGGTGGAAAGGTTTTAACTATTGAAGAGTTAATGAAACAAAATCCTGAGGGTAAAGATATACGGATCGTGGGATAA
- a CDS encoding DNA-directed RNA polymerase subunit N has translation MIPVRCFTCGKVIGPAYEEFKKRVEIYQKAVDAGEQPKEIPKQILDSLDITRYCCRRMIISHVDLLKDAAPYE, from the coding sequence ATTATCCCTGTTCGTTGTTTCACCTGTGGAAAGGTTATTGGTCCAGCATATGAAGAATTTAAAAAACGTGTTGAAATTTATCAAAAAGCAGTAGATGCTGGAGAACAACCTAAAGAAATACCAAAACAAATATTAGATTCTTTAGATATCACGCGATACTGTTGCCGACGGATGATAATATCTCATGTTGATCTCTTAAAAGATGCAGCACCGTATGAATAA